DNA from Homo sapiens chromosome 1, GRCh38.p14 Primary Assembly:
tctgtctcaaaaaaaaaaaaaaagaatattccagaAAGAATCGGGGAAATGCTGGAATTAtgtctatttccttttcttttttttcctcgctctgttgcccaggctggagtgcagtggcacgattttaactcactgcaacctccacctcctgggctcaagtgatcctcttaccttggcctcccaaatagctgggactacaggcatgtgccaccatgccctgctaatttttgtaatttttttgtgtagagatggggttttgccatgttgcccaggctacattTATTTCCTTAGTTCTCCCTCCCTTCCAAGTGGTCCCCTAAAAAGTAAAGTGGAAAAAACTATAGGCCTAATCTGGACCTTTAAAGCCTAAACCCAATTTAGCCTCAATGAACTTGAGGGAGCGAAGAAACTTGAGGGTCCAATTTTTGTGGGAAAAGATAAGACTAGGGtaagggaaacaaaaaaaaaatctatttctctttctcttttttttttcttttttttttttttgagatggggtctcggtcttttgcccaggctggagtgcagtggcacgatctcagctcactataacctccacctcccggcttcaagtgattctcctgcctcagcctcctgagtagctgggattacaggtgtgtgtcaccacacctggctaatttttgtattttattttagcagagacagggtttcgccatgttggccaggctggttttgaactcctgacctcaggtaatctgcctgcctcagcctcccaaagtgctgggataacaggcgtgagccgccacacccggcctatttctGTTTAGTTATTTGTTCATCCAACACATAGTGCCTGCTATGTGTTTTAAGTGCTGAGGGTACAGccgtgaacaaaacagacataaaTTTTTGTCCTCATGAGACTTATATTCTAgtgaagataaataataaattgtaaaataatatgcGTGTGGGTGTTTATTCttacatatttgtgtatgtattttatatatttttttcttacatgtgtaggggtgtgtgtatCAGAGAGCGAGAATGACGGcatgttgaaaaaaattaagcaaggCTAGGAAGAGTGGGTGGTGAGGATGGAGAAGATTGCACTTTTAAATAGGTGAGTCAGGAAAGGCctaagaaggtgacatttgagcagagatctgACATTTTCCACTAATAGGGAAGAAAACCCCTATTTCTTCCAGTGAAGGATTTATTaaggtaataataatgaaaagagaaagtctctatttcttcctatttagaataatatatgtatacataaatacatatatatacacacacacatatatacatatatacacacacatatacatatatacacatacacacacacacacacacacacacatatatatatatacatacatacacacacctatTTTTTTGCCTACAATGGATATATTCATCCTGGaggaatacctttttttttttgagacgaagtcttgctccatcacccaggctggaatgcagtggcacgatctcagctcactgcaacctctgcctcccaggttcaagcgattctcctgcatcagcctcccaagtagctgggattataggcacatgccaccacgcccagctaattttttatatttttagtagagacggggtttcaccatgttggtcagtctggtcttgaactcctgacctcaaatgatccacctgcctcagcctcccaaagtgccgggattacaggtgtgagccactgcacccagccttgtatTTTATATACCTGGGAGCTAAAATTttggaacatattttaaaagtacataaacCCAGAATTCTTCCTTTTGGCACCCATCCATTTTTACTACCCTGAACACCCTACCAAGACCATCTAAACTCATCTCCACACCCTTCCACCCTAGCCTGACAGCGAGTCAGTCAGTGCAGGCCCTGTTCTGGATGCTATGGAATATCCTGAAACCAAACATCTTGTGTAACAGTTGAAGTGAACAGGTGCTCATGTAAAAAGGTGATCTTAGAACACGTACAGAGCAGCTTTATGTGAAGCACAAATCAGTATGAGCAAACCAAGTCTATAAGTGCTGAGAGAAGGTCTAGGAAAGAACATAGAGTCAAGTGGGGTGCTTCAGAGAAGGCTTTCTATAGAAGGCTGGGAGGAAAAGCCGTGGAGTGGTTGGAGAGGTTGGGAGAGGGTGCCTCTAATAGAAGGGAAAAATTCTGAAGCCCAGATGAGCACATTTTGCTTTAGAGGCTAGATTGAAGATTAGCTTGGCTCCAGCAGTGGCAATGAGCAGGGGAGATCTAGACAGGAGGTGAAGTCCACCCGCCCTGACACATCTCTGATCTCCGCCTTCAGATGTGTCACCGGTGGTGGCCGGCCTCATCGGGGCCTCTGTGCTGGTGGTGTGTGTCTCGGTGACCGTCTTTGTCTGGTCATGCTGCCACCAGCAGGcagagaagaagcagaagaacCCACCATACAAGTTTATTCACATGCTCAAAGGCATCAGCATATACCCAGAGACCCTCAGCAACAAGAAGAAAATCATCAAAGTGCGGAGAGACAAAGATGGTCCTGGGAGGGAAGGTGGACGTAGGAACCTGTTGGTGGACGCAGCAGAGGCTGGCCTGCTAAGCCGAGACAAAGATCCCAGGGGGCCTAGCTCTGGATCTTGTATAGACCAATTACCCATCAAAATGGACTATGGGGAAGAACTAAGGAGCCCTATTACAAGCCTGACCCCTGGGGAGAGCAAAACCACCTCTCCATCATCTCCAGAGGAGGATGTCATGCTAGGATCCCTCACCTTCTCAGTGGACTATAACTTCCCGAAAAAAGCCCTGGTGGTGACAATCCAGGAGGCCCATGGGCTGCCAGTGATGGATGACCAGACCCAGGGATCTGACCCCTACATCAAAATGACCATCCTTCCTGACAAACGGCATCGGGTGAAGACCAGAGTGCTGCGGAAGACCCTGGACCCTGTGTTTGACGAGACCTTCACCTTCTATGGCATCCCCTACAGCCAGCTGCAGGACCTGGTGCTGCACTTCCTTGTCCTCAGCTTTGACCGCTTCTCTCGGGATGATGTCATTGGCGAGGTCATGGTGCCACTGGCAGGGGTGGACCCCAGCACAGGCAAGGTACAACTGACCAGGGACATCATCAAAAGGAATATCCAGGTGAGTAGGAAGTGTGTGTTGGGGAGCAATGGTAGGTTGGGGGAGAAAATATCTCAGGGGATAAATGGAAGTGGGAGGGGAGTGGGTTGGGTGGCAAAGAAGGGCTGTAGAGAGGAAGCTCTTGGATGTCAAGGATAAGCAGTGGTCAGAGTAAGACAGAGGGCCTGGCAGATGAGGTCTCCTCTAAGAAGCAACTTCCTGGTGAGAGAAGGTTCAATAGCTTTCACCATTTCACTTAGTGGTTGGCATCCTGATGCTGTCCAGCTTACTTGGAACAGGCTGGCCTACCATTTGTAGATCCTTCATTATATCAGGGATATGGGAGCTAATTTCCTCTCCAAAATGATGTGATCTTCCTCcagtgaatttatttttcacagctgaGAAGCTATGACAATAATTCAGTAATTTTTCCCTCAGCTTCCCTTTCCCAACCCTAACCTAGGGGTGTAAATGATACCAtgtacatgtcttttttttttttttttttttttttgagacagagtttcactcttgtcgcccaggctggagtgcaatggcgcaatctcagctcattgcaacccccaccgcccaggttcaagctattctcctgcctcagcctcccgagtagctgggattgcaagcacccatcaccacgcctggctaattttttgtatttttagtagaaacggggattcaccatgttagcctggctagtcttgaacttctatcctcaggtgatccacctgcctcggactccaaaagtactgggattacaggcatgagccactgcacccagccgtcaTGCACATGTCTTCTTATGACCATTTTACAATGCAATTCAATGAATTGCTTCACCCTTCTAGGCCCAAACCTTTGCCATAGACACTTCCCCTCTCTCCATTTCTCCTGTCCTCCCTCTTTGTATTAGAAGAGGGACGAGGGCCCTCCatcctgccttctctctccctcttcccactggACCGACATTGGCTCTTGAGTTGTAATTTCAGGAGCACAGTAAGTGTAGCCCCACCCAACCCCattagttcatttatttcttccacaACTGGGGAGGCAGTGAAATGCTGCAGTTAAACACTTGGGCTCCAGAATTGGACTGCACGACTTTACTCTCCAGCTTACCACTTGCCAGCCGTGTGACACGGGTGAGTTACTCGACCCCTCTAAGCCTCtattttgtcatttgtaaaatggagctgATAATATTGTCTTCCTTAcagagaatcaaatgagataatatgccTGGCATATGATTGCCCTTGAAGAGGTTTCACTTTATTGaaggagaaagacaaatattttttgtaattacTGTATAGTGAGTATGGTAGGTGCTATGAAAGAAGTTGTTGAAATTTTAAACTTAGAGTTTCATGTCTTTTTCAGGGTATAACATAAGTGGTTAAAATAGCAAGGACTTTGAAGTCAGACCTGAGTTTAAATCCAAATTCCACCAGctaaatgaccttgggcaagctgcttCACTTTcgctaagtctcagtttcttatGGGAATAGAGTAGGATGATGATTTTATATAGCTACTAGGACACAGTGAGCCTTCAATAAATTGTGACcgttactattattgttattcctATTATTAGTCAAGTTTGATACCTGGGTGATGCatgtggtttgtaaatatttatattttgttttgacaCAGTGAAGGAAGACAAGGGAGGAATTGGTGAAGGAGGTTAGGAAAGAATTTCGAGGCCACTAGAAACAACTGCACATCTCCCAGAAAGAGCTCTGCCTGTGGGCAGATCATACTTATTTCTTGATACCTTTTTTACCTGCAAGTCCTCACTGGACTCAGTGGGTAGACAGGAGGCTCAGGACTGGATAGAAGAGGCTCCTAAGTTAGCAGGTGCAGAGTGTGCAGTGAGTACCCAGGAACAAGGTTTGCCTGCTGAAGAAGGGTACTGTGCCAAGTCTGGGTGGGGGACAGCAGGGAgcacactttgtgtgtgtgtattcttgcCTTCTCTGCTCTGTAGTAGGCACCTGTCCCCCTGCAGCCAGCCCGGTCCTGCCTTTCATTGCCTGAAGGAACTGCTACTGCCACCTGGCACACTCAGATCCATGTCACAGGGGCCAGGGAAGTCCAAGAATCTTGAAGAATATTAGACACATTTGTGATTGTGATTTAGGGTAGAGGTGGCCCTCAGGACATCTGGCCCCAAGAAGGGTTTATTGAGGTTATGTTCATCCACCTAATACAAGGGCTCCTTGGCTAGAAAATCACTCTGAAAGAGGTTCTGCTAATTATAGGAAAACTTGGTGAACGTCAGAGCATAAACAAGACACTGCCACAACATCTTGTGGTTCTCAATGCCAGGATACAATGAGACATCCCAGAGTCCAGCCCTGAAGGGGTTTTCGCATCCTCTGAGACTGGAATCAGAAGGTGTGAATAGAAATGGAAGCAGTGGCCTGTTTcatccccttctctcccctcccctgtccCATCTTTTTTCCTCAGGGCTCTGCCGACCCATTCTGCTGTTTCCGTATTCCCTTCACAGCAGCTCCCATCCTCTACTCCTTCCCTTGTCTACCTCTCCTTGAAGGAGGAGCCTTTCCAATACACCCTTCCCTGTGACTCCAACCTTGGTAAAGTCACCAACCAGCTGGACTCCTCCAGACAGCTATACACTTGCAGCCCAAGGCTGGGAGTAGAACATGGCTCTGTGCCAAGCTGCAGCTGGGAAGAGACTGGCAATGAAAGGGACTGATTTGGGCTGGGAACAAAACAGCCTCAAATCAAGGGCACTGGACACAGCACAGACAATGGCATTTGCTAAGCTGCCAGGGGCTCTTGGCAAGAGCCACATTTCTTTCCACTTTATTAACTCCCTTGAGGAGGGATAAGCCAGGGCTAGGATCCTGAGCAACACATGCCCTGGAGAAGGCCCGAGATAGGTTACCCAGAGCCTGTGCAGCCCCACCCTAGAGCCTTCCAGCCTCCCAGGCTTCCTAAACCCATTTTCCCAACCAGTGCCCGTAGGCAGGACTATGTTCCATCTGAGCCATGGCTGTCATCTCCCTAGTCACTCATCCACTAGGTTCCCTAGAAGTGCAGGCTGCAAATGTCTATCCCAAATCCTCCCTACCATAGCAAAGTAGGATCTCTCCTTGGTGAACGTCAGCTAGAGCTGCCCTGGACCATGCCACACTGGCTGTAAAGGGCTTTTTCCTGGTCTGGATTACATAGACCAGGAAAaagctactgcactctagcctggatgacagaaggagaccctgtctcaaaataaaaaataaaaaataaaaaataaaaaaataaaagaaaatatggccaggcacagtggctcacccctgtaatactagcactttggaaggccaaggcgggaagcccaggagtttgaggttgcagtgagctattaccacaaactgcactccagactgggcaacagatcaTGTATGTGTATTGCAGGGAGGAAAAGGGGGATGGGATTGAATGTTAAGGTTTTGTTTTCCCATGGTTGTGATTTAGGCTAGAGGTGGCCCTCAGGACATCTGGCCTCAAGAAGGGTTTATTGAGCTTATGATGGTCCACCTAATACAAGGGCTCCTTGGCTAGAAAATCACTCTGAAAGAGGTTCTGCTAATTATAGGAAAACAGACTATCCCTTGCCTAAGTATTATTTCTTCTGAGTGTATTCTTTAGGACCACTGTTCCTGTTCCTCTGTTCCACTGAAGGAGCAAGGAGATTGCCCTCAGAGAGCCGAGCCCCGCAGCTCTGTCAGGCATGAGAAAATCCTTTCTCCCCCTTGTCCTTCTGCTTGCCTGCCCCCCAACAGGGCCTTTGCCTCACTAGGCCAAGGGGCTGGGAAACAGAGCTTGCTCACAGCCTTCAAtggctctttcaaaagaaagagcCATTGACATAGCTACTTGGAATGGGAATTGggtagaaagagaaagggagggagctTGAGGGAATGACATTAAATTGCCTTCAATGCAGAATGGAGTGGCATTCAGGTGGTGTTGTGGCTACAGACTTGGGCATCACAAAGCGGCGCTGAGTGGGGATGGGCATGCTGCCCGTGTGAGATGGCACAAGGTGAAGGAGGGATCAGATGGAGGACAGTTGCCTGAGGAGTGattttaagggagaaaaaaatgaaaagggtaACCAGAAGTTGTCAACTTTCCCAAAAAACTAGGAAAGAGGCATGGGGATTTTGATTAGGAAGATTTTCCTAGAATGGATGATTTAGgatacagaattttaaataagtaatCGGGAAACCTAAGCTATAATCTTGTCATTCGTGTTATTCTTGCAAATAAAACTGTGCTTTTAAAATCAGATGTCGGCTAGGCGcggtgtctcaggcctgtaatcccagccctttgggaggccgaggcaggcggatcacaaggtcaaaagattgagaccatcctggccaacatggtgaaaccccgtttctactaaaaatacaaaaattagctgggcgtggtggcacgtgcctgtagtcccagctactcaggaggctgaggcaggagaattgcttgaacccgggagacagaggttgcagtgagccaagatcacgccactgcactccagcctggcgacagagcaagactccgtctcaaaaaaaagaaataatgaaacgTTGCTTTTCCCCCACCTATCCTTCCTCTGTATATAAAGTTAGAATCATATTTAAAGACTGCATATTTAGTATTTAGATACTCAGTATTGAAGGATGGCCCCAGAAATGGATATATCAAACCtagctaacattttattattattcatggaAACAGACGGGAGCAGTAGCCAAAACAATGCAAAAGTCCTTTCTAGATCAGTGCCGTCTAatgatgatagaaatgttctatatttgcaCCATGCAGTGTGGTAGCTACTAGCTACATGtcgctattgagcacttgaaatgtggctagtgtaacTGAGgaactataattttaattttatttaatttaaattaaaatgtaaataggcacgtgtagctagtggctactgtattggatagCTCAGTTCTGAATGTTTTGGAAtccattcaattttcttttccatatggGATTACTTTTCATTTGATGTGGCTAATAGTAAAAATGAGTTTATATTCACTGATTACATTCTGATTTCTGGCAAAAGGAAAAAGCCCAGAAGTATACTGGTTGGCAAGAGCAACCAGACTGTAATTCAAAACTggctgagggccaggcatggtggctcacgcctataattccagcacttaaggaggctgaggtgggcggatggcttccactcaggagatcaagaccagcctggccaacgtggcggaAACCCCAGACATGGTGattcacgccggtaatcccagctactcaggaggctgagacaccagaatcgcttgaacccaggaggtgggggttaccgtgagctgagatcgtgccactgcactccaacctgggtgacagagcaagaccctgtctcgaggggaaaaacaaacaaaacaaacaaaaacacattggCTGAGggaccaagcatggtggctcacacctgtattcccagcactttgggaggctgagacggatagatcacttgagcccaggagtttgagaccagcctgggcaacatagcaaaaccccatctttaccaagaatacaaaaattagctgagcctggtagcacatgcctgtagtcccatctactcaggatgctgagttgggaggatcacttgagccctggatgtcaaggctgcagtgaatgcacaccactgcactccagcctgggcaagagagtgagaccctatctcaaaaataaaaataaggccgggcgcggtggctgacgcctgtaatcccagcactttgggaggccgaggcaggcggatcacgaggtcaggagatagagaccatcctggctaacacggtgaaaccccgtctctactaaaaatacaaaaaattagccgggcatggtggcaggcgcctgtagtcccagctactcaggaggctgagccaggagaatggcctgaacccgggaggcagaggttgcagtgagccgagatcgcgccactgcactccagcctgggtgacagagcaagactccgtctcaaaaaaataaaaataaaaataataaaaataaaataaaactggctGAGGATACTTTCCATGGATACGATTAAGAGCTGacaataggccgggcatggtgactcacgcctgtaatccccgcactttgggaggctgaggcaggcagatcatgaggtcaggagtttgagactagcctggccaatgtagcgaaaccccgtctttactaaaaatacaaaaattacccgggcatggtgacatgtgcctgtagtcccagctactcgggaggctgaggcaggagaattgcttgaacccaggaggtggaggttgcagtaagccatcgcaccactgcactccagcctgtgtgacagagcgagacttcatctcaaaaaaaaaaaaaaaaaagctgacaatACATATGTTATGGGTAAGGACAAAATGTGGGGCTTCTCTCTAGCagagaaaaaacatgaaaatatttttaaagttgatcCCCTTTTGTATTTCAATTTCAAAAGCTAAGGAGTGGGTTTAAACCttggttagattttttttttttctgagacagtctcactctgtcgcccaggctggagtgcagtggcacaatttcagctcactgcaaactccacctcctgggttcaagcgattctcctgcctcagcctcctgagtagctgggattacaggtgtgcaccatcatgccccactaattttttgtatttttagtagacggggttttaccgtgttggccaggctggttttgaactcctgacctcaagtgatccgccctcctcggcctccaaagtgttagcattacaggcgtgagccaccatacccagcctagtTAGTTATTTTTTATGCCCTGTGAGAGACATTTCCATATGCTCCTAGGACGAAACATagactcaataaatttttaaaatcatgtgaaATATCACAGTTTCATTCCTGGAGATGACTTAAGGCCTACAATCAAAGCACAAACTATTAggcttatttcttgttttttattgatGAGTTAATTGGCATATTTGCTGCCGCTGTTCTTTCCTGCACCAGACATACCTGAGTAGATAGTGAACTAGCCTGGGAGCTTCTTAAGGGTAGGATTCCTCAGTATCCATCTTTTCAGCCCTAGCTTCTAGCAGAGAGTGCCTGGCACTTAATAAGTGCCTAACAAGTCATTTTTGTGGGTGTGTGGTGTATATAAGGTTGGTGATGAGCATAGTCTATTTTTGCTCAATTTAAGAATTCCTGGAGTAGATGACATTTCTTTGGGGCTTTGAAGAATACAAGGAATAAGGGTGATTGTGGGGGTATGATTTTGTCCCAAATTTAACTTATTATGTTCTACATTCCTCAAAACtcacctccctttttttttttttttttttttttcttttgagacggagtctcgctccgtctcccaggctggagtgcagtggcgcgatctcggctcaatgcaagctccgcctcccaggttcacgccattctcctgcctcagcctccccagtagctgggaccacaggcgcccgccaccacgcccggctaatttttttgtatttttagtagagatggggtttcaccgtgttagccaggatggtcccgatctcctgacctcgtgatccgtccgcctcggcctcccaaagtgctgtgattacaggcgtgagccactgcacccggccaaaactcacctccttttgttttctttatcccAGCCTCATCCCCACTTTCTAAAgctaaaaacacaagaaatagtccaccctttcctccctcttccctacGCTTCACAGCCAATTAACTGCCCAAGCCTAAAAACCCCTGACAATTCTTCCTGAGACATATTTTACCTCCATGTCCATCTCCTCTGCCACAGCCCTAGTTCCAGTCCCAATCATTTCTTCTGTAGCACGTTGCTACAGAACAACGAAGTctgcttttttgagatggagtctcactctgtcgcccaggctggagtgcagtggcgtgatcaaggttcacctcaacctccacctccttggttcaagcgattctcctgcctcagcctcctgagtagctggggttacaggcgcccgccaccacacccggctaatttttctatttctttttttttttttttttcctgagacggagtcttgctctgttgcccaagctggagtgcagtgactacaatctcggctcactgcaagctctgcctcccgggttcacgccattctcctgcctcagcctcctaagtagctgggactacaggcacccgccaccatgcttggctaatttttttgtatttttagtagagacagggtttcaccttgttagccaggatggtctcaatctcctgacctcgtgatccgcccacctcagcctcccaaattgctgggattacaggtgtgagccactgcgcccggcctaatttttctatttctagtagagatgaggtttcaccatgttggccaggctggtctcgaactcctgacctcaggtgatccacctgccttgacctctcaaagtgctgggaatagagtcgtgagccactgcgcccagccacagcAGCttctttttgacagggtctcactctgtcaccaagg
Protein-coding regions in this window:
- the SYT11 gene encoding synaptotagmin-11, whose translation is MAEITNIRPSFDVSPVVAGLIGASVLVVCVSVTVFVWSCCHQQAEKKQKNPPYKFIHMLKGISIYPETLSNKKKIIKVRRDKDGPGREGGRRNLLVDAAEAGLLSRDKDPRGPSSGSCIDQLPIKMDYGEELRSPITSLTPGESKTTSPSSPEEDVMLGSLTFSVDYNFPKKALVVTIQEAHGLPVMDDQTQGSDPYIKMTILPDKRHRVKTRVLRKTLDPVFDETFTFYGIPYSQLQDLVLHFLVLSFDRFSRDDVIGEVMVPLAGVDPSTGKVQLTRDIIKRNIQKCISRGELQVSLSYQPVAQRMTVVVLKARHLPKMDITGLSGNPYVKVNVYYGRKRIAKKKTHVKKCTLNPIFNESFIYDIPTDLLPDISIEFLVIDFDRTTKNEVVGRLILGAHSVTASGAEHWREVCESPRKPVAKWHSLSEY
- the SYT11 gene encoding synaptotagmin-11 isoform X1: MAEITNIRPSFDVSPVVAGLIGASVLVVCVSVTVFVWSCCHQQAEKKQKNPPYKFIHMLKGISIYPETLSNKKKIIKVRRDKDGPGREGGRRNLLVDAAEAGLLSRDKDPRGPSSGSCIDQLPIKMDYGEELRSPITSLTPGESKTTSPSSPEEDVMLGSLTFSVDYNFPKKALVVTIQEAHGLPVMDDQTQGSDPYIKMTILPDKRHRVKTRVLRKTLDPVFDETFTFYGIPYSQLQDLVLHFLVLSFDRFSRDDVIGEVMVPLAGVDPSTGKVQLTRDIIKRNIQKCISRGELQVSLSYQPVAQRMTVVVLKARHLPKMDITGLSGRAPDPYVKVNVYYGRKRIAKKKTHVKKCTLNPIFNESFIYDIPTDLLPDISIEFLVIDFDRTTKNEVVGRLILGAHSVTASGAEHWREVCESPRKPVAKWHSLSEY
- the SYT11 gene encoding synaptotagmin-11 isoform X2, with translation MAEITNIRPSFDVSPVVAGLIGASVLVVCVSVTVFVWSCCHQQAEKKQKNPPYKFIHMLKGISIYPETLSNKKKIIKVRRDKDGPGREGGRRNLLVDAAEAGLLSRDKDPRGPSSGSCIDQLPIKMDYGEELRSPITSLTPGESKTTSPSSPEEDVMLGSLTFSVDYNFPKKALVVTIQEAHGLPVMDDQTQGSDPYIKMTILPDKRHRVKTRVLRKTLDPVFDETFTFYGIPYSQLQDLVLHFLVLSFDRFSRDDVIGEVMVPLAGVDPSTGKVQLTRDIIKRNIQKCISRGELQVSLSYQPVAQRMTVVVLKARHLPKMDITGLSDPYVKVNVYYGRKRIAKKKTHVKKCTLNPIFNESFIYDIPTDLLPDISIEFLVIDFDRTTKNEVVGRLILGAHSVTASGAEHWREVCESPRKPVAKWHSLSEY